Proteins co-encoded in one Setaria viridis chromosome 9, Setaria_viridis_v4.0, whole genome shotgun sequence genomic window:
- the LOC117836735 gene encoding uncharacterized protein At5g02240, giving the protein MADSAAPRPTVLVTGAGGRTGHIVYNKLKERSEQFIARGLVRTEESKQKIGGADDVYIADIRDADHLVPAVQGADALIILTSAVPKMKPGFDPSKGGRPEFYYEDGMYPEQVDWIGQKNQIDAAKAAGVKHIVLVGSMGGTNPNHPLNSLGNGNILVWKRKAEQYLADSGVPYTIIRPGGLQDKDGGVRELVVGKDDELLQTDTKSIPRADVAEVCVQALQYEEAKFKAFDLASKPEGVGTPTKDFRALFSQIMARF; this is encoded by the exons ATGGCGGATTCGGCCGCGCCCCGTCCAACCGTCCTcgtcaccggcgccggcggccgcacaG GCCATATTGTGTACAACAAGCTGAAAGAGAGATCCGAGCAATTTATCGCGAGGGGCCTAGTGAGGACAGAGGAGAGCAAACAGAAAATTGGGGGAGCAGATGATGTTTACATTGCTGATATAAGGGATGCAGATCATCTAGTGCCTGCTGTTCAGGGTGCTGATGCTCTCATAATCCTCACAAGTGCCGTCCCGAAGATGAAACCGGGTTTCGACCCTAGCAAAGGTGGGAGACCTGAGTTCTACTATGAAGATGGAATGTACCCTGAGCAG GTGGATTGGATTGGCCAAAAGAATCAGATTGATGCTG CCAAAGCTGCTGGAGTTAAGCATATAGTGTTGGTGGGATCCATGGGAGGAACAAATCCTAACCATCCATTGAACAGTCTTGGTAATGGCAACATACTG GTATGGAAGCGCAAGGCTGAACAGTATTTGGCAGACAGTGGGGTCCCTTATACAATTATAAG GCCTGGAGGTTTGCAAGACAAAGATGGAGGAGTGAGGGAGTTAGTTGTTGGAAAAGATGATGAACTTCTCCAGACTGACACAAAGTCTATTCCTAGAGCTGATGTGGCTGAAGTTTGTGTTCAG GCTCTGCAGTATGAAGAGGCAAAGTTCAAGGCGTTTGATTTGGCTTCAAAGCCTGAAGGTGTGGGCACACCAACGAAGGACTTTCGGGCGCTGTTCTCCCAGATCATGGCTCGGTTTTGA